From Balneola sp. MJW-20:
GAGCCTCAGGGAAGGTGCATGAGATCCTCAAAGAAGCAGAGGAAGAACATATTGTATTTATTCTTCACGGGAGGCTGATCCGAATCCTGTTATCCGAATGGCTGGGGCTGGGATTAAAAAATATGCATCAGATCGAGCATACCAACGGAGGGATCAACCGATTATTCTGGGATGGTGATCGATTTGAGGCAGAGATGCTGAATTATACCGGGCATCTTTAAAAGTACTGAATTCTGAATACTGCCCCCTTTATTCTTATCTTATCAAATCTGAGAAACCATTTGCGGCTGTCATTGGTTTTAACTGCCAAAGCCTAATTTATATTTATTTATGAGTGAAAAAGTAAGGTCGATGTTTGCGGACATCGCAAGCGATTACGATCGGATAAACAGTATCTTATCATTCGGAGTGCATCATGCATGGAGAAAGAAGACGGTAGCTGAAAGCGGAGCTATTGAAGGAGATCATGTACTGGATTGCGCAACCGGGACGGGTGACCTGGCCATCGAGTTCAAAAAGAAGGTCGGAAGCAAAGGTTATGTGTTGGGTACAGATTTTTGTGCACCTATGATCGAGCCTGCTCCGGGAAAAGCGAAGGAAGAAGGGTTAGAGATCGACTTTGAGGTCGCTGATGCCATGAATCTTCCCTATGAGGACAATAAATTCGATATAGCCAGCATCTCATTCGGAATCCGTAATGTTGATGATCCCCTGGTGGCCCTCAAAGATATGGCCAGGGTTGTAAAACCAGGCGGGCGTGTTGTTGTGCTTGAATTTGGCCAGCCTAAGGGTCTGATGAAGCTTCCATATGAGATGTATAGTCAGCATATCATGCCGGCGATCGGGGGATGGCTGAGTGGCAACAGGGAGGCATATACCTATCTGCCTCGTACCAGTGCAGAATTTCCCGCCGGAGACCGGTTTCTGGCGATCATGGACAAAAGCGGTTCTTTTGAGAGCAGCAGAGCCGTAAAGCTAACGGGCGGAATCGCATATATCTATGTCGGAGTAGTTCAATAATTGTATATTGCCCCACATTTTAAACAATCAGATCTATGAAGATAGAAGAAATAAAAAAACTGCTGCCACACCGGTATCCTTTTTTGCTGGTAGACCGAGTACTTGTAATCGAAGAGGGTAGTATTAAAGCTCTTAAGAATGTAACGGCCAACGAAGAATTCTTTAACGGCCATTTTCCCGGTGCTCCGATCATGCCGGGTGTTTTACAGGTAGAAGCACTGGCTCAGACCGGTGCCATCATGATGATGAAAACTCAGGTAGATAACCCTGAGGATTACCTGATGGTTTTTACCGGTATCAATAATTGTAAGTTCAGAAAGCAGGTCGTGCCGGGTGACCAATTGATCCTTGAAGTCGAAATGGGCAGTATCCGAAGAAACTTTGCTACCATGAAAGCAAAAGCTACTGTAGACGGTGAAGTGACCTGTGAACTGGAAGCCTCTGCAGCCATCGTGCCAAAGGAGAAGGCATGAGTACCCAGAAATCTTCTGAGAAACCGCTAAAGATCACGACTCAGACTGTCGTAGACATGAAAAGCAAAGGAGAGAAGATCTCCATGCTTACAGCCTACGACTTCACCATGGCCAGTATTATTGACCACGCCGGAATCGAAATCATTCTGGTGGGGGATTCTGCCAGTAATGTGATGGCAGGGTTTGAGACCACCGTTCCAATGACCCTGGAACATATGATCTATCATACTTCCTGTGTGGTGAGGGGAGTAGACCGGGCACTGGTAATTGCGGACATGCCTTTCATGAGCTATCAGGTGACTTCTAAGGAAGCACTTATCAATGCCGGACGAATGATGAAAGAAGCCGGGGCTCATGCTATTAAAATGGAAGGCGGCAAACCGATCATTGATACAGTGAAGAAAATAGTTGATGCCGGTATTCCGGTGATGGGTCACCTTGGGCTTACACCGCAAAGTATTTATAAATTCGGAACCTACAAGGTTCGTGCTACAGAAGATGAAGAGGCAAAGGAACTGATCAGGGATGCCAAGCTTCTTGAAGAAGCCGGATGTTTCTCACTCGTGCTTGAAAAGATCCCAGCACAACTGGCTGCAAAAGTAACTGAGGAGCTTTCCATTCCTACCATAGGAATCGGCGCCGGGCCTCAGTGTGACGGACAGGTGCTGGTATTACATGATATGCTTGGGCTCAATAAAGAATTTAATCCACGCTTTTTGCGTAGGTACGCTGATCTTAATTCGGTTATGACGGAAGCGGTACAGCAGTATATCAAAGACGTAAAATCAAAAGACTTTCCAAATAAAGACGAGCAGTACGGCGGTTGATCTATGTCCGACAATCCATTTATTCTGGTATGTAATGACGATGGAATTTTCTCACCTGGTATTCAGGCTCTTGCCGAAGTAGCCGATGAGTTCGGGGATGTTTATATCGTGGCACCGGATCGCCAGCAAAGCGCGGTCGGTCACGCCATCACCATACAGGTTCCCCTGAGGTCCAGCAGCTTTAAAGTTGCTGATCGTTTCGACGGGGAAGCCGTGAACGGGACGCCGGCCGATTGCATCAAACTGGCACACGGACAATTACTTGACCGAAAGCCGGATCTGGTGATCAGTGGGATCAATCACGGTTCGAATGCCGGGATCAATATTCTGTATTCCGGTACTGTTAGCGCTGCAACCGAAGCAGCTATTCTGGGATATCCGGCAATTGCCGTAAGCTGTACTGAATTTGAGGAAGAAGCAGATCTCAGCGGAAGCCAGGAAGCTGCAAGAAGAGTGATCCGTTATGTACTTGAAAACGGTCTGCCGGGGGGTACGGTACTGAACGTAAACGCACCTGCAGGTAAATTTCAGGGTATTGAGTGGGCCCGAATGGCCGATTCACGATATGTAGAAGAATACGAGGGCAGAAAAGATCCTTTTAACAGAGCTTATTACTGGCTAACCGGTAAATTCGAACTTCTGGATGAAGGCAAGGATTCTGATATCCATATCCTGAAATCCGGAAAAGCGGCTGTCACTCCATTGCAGTACGATCTGACAGCATATGATATTCTGAACAATGCGGATCCCGGCAGTCTTGAGTCTTAAGCTACGGTAAATTCAACGCCGGCCTAGTTATTCGGTCAAAGACGATTTTGTTTTATCTCATCGAAAATCTTTCAACGTCCGGTTCATAATTACTCATGAATCATGATTTAAAATCAATGCCCTTTTTCTGAGAGCATTAGCAGCAGGTCCCACCAGAATTTTTCATAGACCTTTTGCGTAGATTTGTTGACCTGAACATGCATCTGTGCCAGATGAGATAAAGGAACCGTTTCGACATGATCTCCCCATTGTGCACTTTTCACAGAAACGAAGGCATCATTCGGCCCTTCTTTATCAAATATATGACTGTTCTGGAATTTGTAGACCGGATTCAGAGAGTGTTCCGTACCTTTTCCAACGGCAGCACTATAGGAATAATAAGCTACCTCTTCATGATCCGGGTTCTCGGGATTGAACACTTCTTTAGTATAATCACAAGTTAGCTGCTCCAGAGATCCCAGGGCATCACTTTTGGTCTTTGGATACATATTATCCCCGAACCAATCGAACATTTCACTTAGTTTTTCAGTGACCAGCTCCGGTGCTTTCAGGATAAGGTCAGCCAGGCTGGACCCGTGATGAGGGGTTGCGATCGTGGTCAGGGAAGCAACATAATCGGAAGCATCAAGACCGGAGATCGCATTACGCATATCGAGTCCGCCCATACTGTGAGCTACTACGTTCACTTTCTCACACTTATAATCTTCACAGAATTCCTTGATCAGACGAACCCAATTCTCCGCTCTGGTTTCTATACGCGCATAAGGAACTATGTTGGGAGCGATGGCAGGAATCCCGTGAGATCGCAGCTCCATGCAGGGATCATGCAATGGGCCAGAATTTATCACAGAACCGATTGCACCATATCCATGGCAAAGAAATACAGGGTACCTTAGCCGGATCAGATTGGGTTGTGGGTGTTCCTGTAATTCAAATCTCTTTAATAAGGTTATTCGGTCTGCCATGATACCTCCTGATATACCTCGAGTGTATCCAGGCTCAGATCAGTATATACACGGATGGTTCTGACTACACTGTTATATTTATACAAATAGATATCCAGATCTTTTTCAGGTAAGGTTACTTTTGAAGGTGATTCAAATCCTGATCCGTGTATACGTTTATTGAGATCATAATGTAAGAGCGTTTTGGAAAATCGCTGCGGGACCCTGAC
This genomic window contains:
- the surE gene encoding 5'/3'-nucleotidase SurE, coding for MSDNPFILVCNDDGIFSPGIQALAEVADEFGDVYIVAPDRQQSAVGHAITIQVPLRSSSFKVADRFDGEAVNGTPADCIKLAHGQLLDRKPDLVISGINHGSNAGINILYSGTVSAATEAAILGYPAIAVSCTEFEEEADLSGSQEAARRVIRYVLENGLPGGTVLNVNAPAGKFQGIEWARMADSRYVEEYEGRKDPFNRAYYWLTGKFELLDEGKDSDIHILKSGKAAVTPLQYDLTAYDILNNADPGSLES
- the fabZ gene encoding 3-hydroxyacyl-ACP dehydratase FabZ codes for the protein MKIEEIKKLLPHRYPFLLVDRVLVIEEGSIKALKNVTANEEFFNGHFPGAPIMPGVLQVEALAQTGAIMMMKTQVDNPEDYLMVFTGINNCKFRKQVVPGDQLILEVEMGSIRRNFATMKAKATVDGEVTCELEASAAIVPKEKA
- the panB gene encoding 3-methyl-2-oxobutanoate hydroxymethyltransferase — protein: MSTQKSSEKPLKITTQTVVDMKSKGEKISMLTAYDFTMASIIDHAGIEIILVGDSASNVMAGFETTVPMTLEHMIYHTSCVVRGVDRALVIADMPFMSYQVTSKEALINAGRMMKEAGAHAIKMEGGKPIIDTVKKIVDAGIPVMGHLGLTPQSIYKFGTYKVRATEDEEAKELIRDAKLLEEAGCFSLVLEKIPAQLAAKVTEELSIPTIGIGAGPQCDGQVLVLHDMLGLNKEFNPRFLRRYADLNSVMTEAVQQYIKDVKSKDFPNKDEQYGG
- a CDS encoding esterase/lipase family protein; this encodes MADRITLLKRFELQEHPQPNLIRLRYPVFLCHGYGAIGSVINSGPLHDPCMELRSHGIPAIAPNIVPYARIETRAENWVRLIKEFCEDYKCEKVNVVAHSMGGLDMRNAISGLDASDYVASLTTIATPHHGSSLADLILKAPELVTEKLSEMFDWFGDNMYPKTKSDALGSLEQLTCDYTKEVFNPENPDHEEVAYYSYSAAVGKGTEHSLNPVYKFQNSHIFDKEGPNDAFVSVKSAQWGDHVETVPLSHLAQMHVQVNKSTQKVYEKFWWDLLLMLSEKGH
- the ubiE gene encoding bifunctional demethylmenaquinone methyltransferase/2-methoxy-6-polyprenyl-1,4-benzoquinol methylase UbiE yields the protein MSEKVRSMFADIASDYDRINSILSFGVHHAWRKKTVAESGAIEGDHVLDCATGTGDLAIEFKKKVGSKGYVLGTDFCAPMIEPAPGKAKEEGLEIDFEVADAMNLPYEDNKFDIASISFGIRNVDDPLVALKDMARVVKPGGRVVVLEFGQPKGLMKLPYEMYSQHIMPAIGGWLSGNREAYTYLPRTSAEFPAGDRFLAIMDKSGSFESSRAVKLTGGIAYIYVGVVQ